The Bacteroides ovatus genomic interval GACGCTGTAGCAGCAGTGAGTACGACGTCGGCCATATCGATCACTTCCAGAGAGTTGTCCGGAAATTGAGTGGCTGATAATCTCATGGAAGAACCACCGGAACTTTCCATAGAATAACCGGCCATTGCTCCAACAGTGTGCCGGCCAAATGTCTTGTTGTAATGCAACACCCCTTGGAGAAGGAATTTATTACCACGTGATTCGGTACGACTTGCTGTCGTTCTGTAGCCTTCCACATCCGTCCGGTATTTGGTGATGGTGCTCGGTACGAAAGAACGGCTTTGGGCACTATTAAAATTATACGAACCGGTCACTTCTGCTTTAATGCCATTCCATATATCCGCTTTAATATAGGCAGATGAACTGAATTGCACCTTTTCTCCTTTGTTTTGTACATGTTCCATATAGGCAACAGGACTGATTTTGCTGGAACTGGTCCAACGATAGTAGCCGTAAGCCCCTGCACCGGTATAGATGCCATCTTCAGGTTCTGCAACCGGAGCCATGGTAAGTACGTTCGTTGCCTGACGGTCTTTACCATCTACACGTCCTCCTTCATTCCAACTGGCAGATGGTGCCAGATTAACTCCGACAGTAATCCGGTTGAATACTTTCGATTCTACATTGGCACGGAAATTCAAGCGCTTATAATTACTTTCGATAGCGATACCCTCCTGATCTGTGTATCCCATTGATACACGATATTTAGTGTTACCGCGACCACTTGAAAGAGAGAGTTGATAATTCTGTATCGGAGCCAGACGGAAGAATTCATCCTGCCAGTCAATCAATTTCAGATTGCCGTAACCGGGTTCTGTCCAGCGGGGGTCATTCAGGAAATAATAACTTTCCTTTCCACCGATCATTGCCAGACGGGTAGCGTAATCATCTTCAATCGTTGCCCCTTTACTCCCGTATTGAGAAATATATCTGTTATTATTATATGCGGTACGGAATTCAATCCATTCTTCGGGCGACAGTACATCTACTTTTCTTTCCAATGACTGAATACCGAAAGAGGCCTGGAACTGTACTCTCACTTTTTCATCAGTACCGGCTTGTTTGGTGGTAATCAAGACAACCCCATTGGCACCGCGGGAACCATAGATAGCCGATGAGGAAGCATCTTTTAATACTTCAATAGACTGTATGTCTCCGGGGTTGAGGCTACCGAGGTCATCGACAGGAATACCGTCTACTACATATAAAGGAGTAGCATCTGCGTTGATAGAAGCAGCTCCACGTACACGAATCTGTAATTCGGAACCCGGTTCACCGGTGGTGCTACGAACTTCCACACCTGCCAGTTGTCCTTGCAGGGAAGAAGCGATATTGGTTGATGCCCGGTCTTCCAGCTTTTCGGCATTTACTTTGGCGATAGCTCCGGTCACATTTCCTTTCTTGGCACTACCGTAGCCGATTGCTACGACTTCATCCAGTGCGATAGCGGATTCCGACAGTTTGATTTGCAGCGTTTTATCGGTAATGGTTACTGTTTGAGTGTTATATCCGATAAAAGACACTTCCAGCAGTTTGGCACTTTTGGGAGCGGAGAGTACGAATTTACCGTCTAAATCAGTAATCGTTCCTTTGGCGGTTCCTTTCACAGTGACGTTTGCACCGATAATCGGTTCATCTTTCTCATCTACGACTACACCTGTCACCGTCCGGTTTTGTGCGAACGACAGGGTAGATTGTACTACGAACAGAGTCATTAAAAGGAGATATTGAATCTTCCTTCCCAGACTGCCATTTCCATGCAAAATGTTTTTCATGTTAATATCTCTAAGTGATTAAATTAGTAAATAACGGAAGATGCAGACATGGTTTGTTTTTCCATTTGTCTGACTTCCTCTGCAAAGGAAGTGTATTAGGAGAAATTACGCTCAAGTATTCGTACGGAAAAGATGTAATTTCATACTAATTGCTAAAAAACACATTTGGCATTTGTACGCCACCCCCTATGAACGTACAAATATAGCCTTTTCAACGGATTGCCTTTATCTGTTCATACATCTGTTTGCCCAAATATTCGGCAGAATTTTGGTTGAAATGCAAACGGTCGCCCATCAATTCCGCATCCGACATGTCTATCAAATATGCGTTCTTATCTTCTTTAGCAAAACGTTTCATGGCGGCTTCCACTTCGCTGCCATACTGTTTGTTCTTCTTGGCTACCGTACCGAAAATAAAAGGTAGGTTGGAGTAATCTTTTCCTGTTTTTTCGCTTAGATGGTTGCGTACATAAGTGACTACTGCTTTCAGGTTTTCATAATATTTATCTCCATGTGCATGGTCACTTTCTCCCTGATGCCATAGGAATGCATCAATCTGATAACCGTTTTTCAACTTGGATAATGTATTGTCGATGCAGCCGTCTATGTCATTGATGAAGGACAGAAGTAAAGAACGTCCTTTCTCACTGGTTGCCGTATTATTTGCCAGCCATTCGGGATTTGCCGACCAATGAATTGATTTGTCCGAAGCATTGGAAGGCTCGATAGAAGTTCCGCCGATTGCCCATTTGATAACATAGAAAGGCTCTTGCCACCATTGTTCCAGCCAATAGTAGGTAATAGCATCGTACCCCCAGGTATTGGGTTTGGCTCTTCTTTTACTCTTAGGCCAGAAGGGACGGAATTTCCCGTCTGTACGGTTCTGGGCAATTCTGCAATACTTGTAGGCTCCTGTCGTAAAAGCCGTATCTGTTGCCATTGTTTTGATGTAATCCGGCAAACGGTCGTTGGGTACACGTCCGTCGGTATTCGATTGTCCGGCGGTGATAATCACATGGGCAGGTTCGTTGTTGCCCGCCATACAGTTGCAGCTGAATGCAAGTATGAAAAGGATCAGTAAATTCTTCATGATAGAAATATGCTTTATGATTTTATAAACTATGGAGGTAATAAAAAGTCCTCCTCACGTTTATTATCGCTCGGGAGGACTTCTTATCAAACTAACAATCGTGTGAGAAATCTAATACCTGTTGAGAACTATTTATTTGATTGTTTCGAGAAACTCTACTTCGATGATTCTTAACTGGTTTTTGCTGCTGCTTTTTTCCAGTTCCATTTTATTGGCGGCCTTAGCCTCTACTTCGATAATCTGTCCGAAAGCATCTTTGTCACTAGTGTTTCCTTTCAAGCGGATGGTTATCGTATTGGCACGTACGGGCTTTTCTATATTGAGATGAATATATCCCAGGCTTTTATCCGTGTTTCCGCTCCAAATCAAGGTGTTGCCGGCATATACTTCCAGCGGGTAACTTCGTGAACGCCATCCTTGCAGTTTGATGCATATATCGTCTATTTCGGCATCTCTTTCCAATGTATAGGTAATCCATGCAGTGCTTAGTTTGCCGTCATTCTTCCATTCGGTCAGTTCGATATCATCGTAGCTTTTTTCAGCATCATTATTGTTGGAACCGGCTTTTGCCGAAACGATTCGTACGCCCTTTTTGCTGTCTTTGTAAGAAGGGGTAGAAGGTGTTTCGCCTCTGTCCAGTCTGCCTTTCAAGGTAGACTGCGGAAGATAGGAACTCAAACCTCCAGTCACTTTTACAGGCACCGTTTCCAATGTGAGAGAGGCACTTGGAAGTCCTTTAGCCTGTGCTGTCAGAGTTACTTTTCCGGCAGTCGTCGTACTGCGGATCAGTGCGCGGTTGATACCACATTCTACCGGAAGGTTTGTATCAAGAATATGATTGTTTTCACCTTGAGCAATACCTCCGCGCCATTCCGCATGACCGTTGAGTGTGAACTGAACGGTGCGGTTGTCCAACGGACAGCGTTTTCCGTCTTTATCTACCACTTCTACCTGTATCAATGCCATATCCGCACCGTCTGCATGAAATCCTTCGGGGTTTTGGATAGCGGTAAGTTTCAGACTGGCAGGTTCACCGGCTGTATTTAGAGCATAGCGGCTGATTTCTTTCCCTGCTTTATTGTAGCTGACAGCTTCCAGCTTGCCCGGTTTGAAGGCTACGTTGTCGAAAGTAAAGAGAAAATTGTATTGGCGTTTGCCTTTACCCAGGGAGTTACCATTCAGGAAAAGTTCCACCTCTTCTCCAGTAGATACTACCTGCACAGGTTTTACCGTATTTTCCGGATAGTTCCAATGGCCGATGATGTAGGTCTGGTCTTTTTCCGTATCTACCCATCCGTCCCACATTACCTGATGTGCGTAGAAAGCATCTTTTTCGATACGCATCGCGTCCGTCACTCCACTTCTTCGGTAGTTTTCCGCACCCCGGTAATGAGTGTTAGTGTCGGAGAAGATAATTTTAGTACCGCCGGAGCTGACTCTGTTACCCGTTCCGGGACGCTCACGCCAATAATCATACCAGCGGGCTATCATGGTGATGGCAAGCTCATCTTGGTTGCGGTTATAGTCAGTGGCCGGTTGTCCTTTATAAAGTGGTCCGTCACCTTCTTTATGGAAAGGATAGCTGTATTCATCCCAGTACTTTCTTAAACCTTCGTCGCGGCAATATTCGGTCGCCCACATCGGATGATGTTCGCTTCTGTTAATGTACAGCATTTCGCCGCCGTATTCTGCTTCGCGGATATCCAACATTTCACGTGATCCGATGGCACGTCCGCCGAACGGGTCGTATTTGTCGCGGACAGCTTTCATTTCTATCATGTGTTCGCGGCTGATGGCTTTGTTGCCACATTCGTAGAACAGGATACTCGGATTATTACGGTTGTAGATAATCGCGTCTCGCATCAACTCTACCCGTTGTTCCCATTGACGTCCTTCACGGTCTTTTTCAGCATCTCCGGCAGGCATTGCCTGTATCAGACCTACACGGTCGCAGGATTCTACATCCTGTTTCCACGGAGTAACGTGCATCCAGCGAACCAGATTCGCGTTTCCTTTCACCATCAGGTCATTAGAGAAATCGCTCAACCAGGCAGGTACGGACAGGCCTACTGCCGGCCATTCGTTGCTGGTACGCTGTGCATATCCTTTCATTTGGATAATACGGTCGTTCAGCCATATCTTTCCTTCTGCAAAACGTGTCTTGCGGAAGCCGGTGCGGGTACTTACTTCATCGAATACCTGATTGTTGTCATCTTTCAGAGCGGTTTTTACCGTATACAAGTAACCATATCCCCAACTCCAGAAGTGAAGATTATGGAGGGTGGCGGATGCTTTTACCGTTTTAGTCTCTCCGGCTTTCAAAGTCACTTTATCACCTTGGAAAGTTTTCATTAGTTTGCCGTCTGCATCAAGTACACTCACTTGATAGCTGAATTGCCGGGGAGCTTTACTGTCATTTCTGACTTCCGATTCGGCATGAATCGTAGCTTTGCGTCCTTGGATGTCGAAGTCTTGGGCATAGACGTATACGCCTGTCGTTTTCAGGTTGCTATATAGGGGAAGAGTCTGATATACATTATCAGTAACGTACAAGAAGACGTTTTTAGGAATACCGCCATAGTTGGCATTGAAATTGCGGTCGTTCCACTGGAACTTAGAGTTAGTTCCTTCTTCTCTGTACATCCAGTCGTTGTCGGTGCGAACGGCAATCACGTTCTCACCCTCTTTGATATGTGGAGTCAGGTCGAACCCTACCGCCATAACACCATTTTCGTGTCTGCCCAGATAATGTCCGTTGAGATAGAAGTCTCCGCGTTGGCGTACTCCTTCAAATTCGACGAATACTTTCTGATTACTTTTCAGTTCCGGAATCCGGAAATTCTTGCGATACCATACCACTGTATCTGTCAATTGTTCGATGGAAAGTTTGAATGCTTCGTCTTCATTGAAGGCATGAGGCAAAGTCACTTGTTTCCATTTACTGTCGTCGAATTTTGCGTCTTTGGCTTTAGGAAAGTCTCCTATCCGCAGCTTCCATTCGCTGTTGAAATTGTATTTTTTGCGTTCGGATGCCTGTCCGTTGATGACAGACAGTGCAGTCAGCAGAAATACGAAAAGAAATAATTTGTGTTTCATGATAGTCTATTAAAATGTTCTGCTGCAAAGGAAGTACATTGAGAGAAAACATACATATACTACCGTACGGAAAGGATGTAATTTTTATCTCATGATGAAAAAAAGCGACTGGTATTTGTACACAATTTCAGATAATAGTACACATTCCCCGTTGATAGGAGAATGAGATACTATTATCTGCGGTTAGCACATGTTCTTTTTAAACATCCGTTTCATTCTCTTCTTCTTTTTCTTCGGAAGCTTGTTCTGTGTTCTCTGCCGTATCATTGGAAGCCGGAGCTTTACCACCGTTCTTCTGATAAACAGAAGGGGCTATTCCGAATTGATTCTTGAAGCATTTGCTGAAATAATAGGGATCGTTGATACCTACTTTGTAGGAAATCTCGGAAACAGTCAGGTCTTCGGTTAACAATAATTCCGCAGCTTTCTTCAAACGAATGACACGCAGGTATTCATTGGGAGAGTATCCGGTGACACCACGTACTTTCTTGTAGAATACGGTACGTCCCAATCCCATCAGGTTGGCATAGTCATCTACGGAAAATTCCGTTTCCACCATGTGCTCGTTCAGCATTTCATTCAGTTTTGCCAGGAATTTGCTGTCCTTGTTGTTCGTACAGATAGCCGCATGAACCATTCCCGGTTCGTTGGAGAATTTTTCACGCAGTTTGTCCCGCTGTTCGATCAGTTTGGAGATTCTGGCCAGTAATAAGGAGATGCTGAATGGTTTGGTGATATAAGCATCCGCGCCGGATTCGATACCTTCCAGATATTTTTCTTCCATATTGAGGGCGGTTAGCAGAATGATGGGAATGTGGCTGGTGGCAAATTCATTCTTTAATTTCTTGGTCACTTCGAATCCCGTCATACCCGGCATTAATACGTCGCAGATAATCAGATCTGCATCATAAGTTTGTGCACGTTCGAAGCCACTGATACCATCCGCTTCTGCCACTACTTCGAAGTAATGACTGATTTCTTCTTTCAGGAATTCGCGGACATCATTATCATCTTCAATGATTAATACTTTCCGCTTGTTCAACGGTACGGGAGGTGCTGCCTGTTCGTCCGTATTTTCGTCTGTGACAAACTCTTTATGGCGTTGTTTCTCTTCTTCAATCAATAACTGGTTAGGAACCAGGAAATCTTTTTCTTCATAAACACTGGCGTCCGTTGGTAGTTCGACGGTGAAGATGGAACCGCCGCCTTCATTCTCATTATAAGAAATCGTTCCTTTATGTATATTGATCAGACCGTATGTCAGATGAAGTCCGACGCCTACACTGCTGTGTGAGAAGCTGCTTTGCATAAAGCGTTTGAACAGTTCGGCACGCTTCTCTTTCGGGATGCCCAGTCCTGTGTCGATCACTTGTATGCAGAGCTGTTTCTTCTGTTCCTGTACGTCTACTTTGAATATAATCTTTCCGTTGGAAGGAGTATATTTAAAAGCGTTGGAGAGCAGGTTATAGATCACTTTATCAAGATTCCCCTTATCCACAGGCATCTTGTAAGAGTTCTGTGAGGGCTCGAAACGGAAATCCATGTTTTTGGATTCGCTGACGTCCTTGAAACTAAGGAATATCTCATAGCAGAAAGCGACAACATCCGTTTCCTCCAGGGAGAGGGCGAGTTTGTTTTTCTGCATTTTCCGGAATTCCAGTAGTTGGTTGATAAGCCTCAACATTCGTTTCGTGCTCTTGTCCATGATCTTCAGGGAGTGTTGCATATCCTTGGAGTGGTTTCCCATGTTGACAATTCTTTCCAAAGCACCTTGAATCAGTGTCAACGGAGTGCGGAATTCATGAGAGATGTTGGTAAAGAATTCCAGTTTATACTCCGTCAACTGGTTTTCTACAGCGATACGGTTACGCAGCGCATTGAAATTTCTGATAATACGGAAACTGAAGTAACCCGCTATGGCTATTAGAATGGCATAGATCAGGTAAGCCCATCCGGTTTTCCAGAAAGGAGGAGCTATTACGATTTCCATCACATTTTCTTCTCCCCAGATACCGGCGGCGTTGCAGGCTTTCACATGTAGTTCATATTTGCCCGGAGGCAGATTCCGGTAAGTGGCAAAGTTCAGGCTGGAGGGCGAACTCCATTCCGTATCGTATGGAGGAAGACTGTAAGAGTATTTGGATACCCCGTCCAGATAGTTGAAGGTAGAGAAAGAGATCGTGAGTGAACTCTGATAATATTTCAGGTTCAGTTCGTTGATGTAAGGCATTGCTTCTTGTAAAGGCGAATCCTCCACTCCCGGAAGCATGTGCGCACCGTTGATTTGAAGTCCGGTGAAGATAACGGAGGCAGGCTTGTCCAACGTCTCTATCTTGTTGGCATCCAGTACTACCAAGCCATAGTTTGTTCCGAACAATAATTTGCCGTCATTGCTGACGCAAGCGGTGTTTTCACTATATACATTTCCTAAAGTGTAGGAAGAGAAAAAGTAATTTTCTATCTGTTTGGTAGCCGGGGTGAAACGGGAGATGCCATATTCGGTTGCAATCCACATTTTATGGTCCTTATTCTGGACAATGGATTGTACGACTGCATTGGATAATCCGTCTTTTATATCATAGCAATCGAAAGTCAGGTGTTGATAGCTGTCTCCCGGGTGGCAGACTGCGAATCCGGCCCCGGAAGTACCAATCCACATATTACCTTTATCATCGTTCATCAAACAACGGATCTCGTTGCTGGGGAATGTGCCGTTGGCATGATTGTAAATCACGTAATTCTTGGGTGATGCAATCAGTGAATCCGGATGGAAGATATAAATACCGTTGTTCGTGCCTACCCACATGCGTCCGTTCTTGTCCTCTTCGATGACACGGATGCGTTTTTCACCGTAGTTGTCTTGTAAGAAGTGTTTGAACTGGTAGCCGTCGGTAGTTTTAATTGCTAAATTTAATCCTCCACCGAAAGTGCCTAGCCACATACGTCCTTTTCTATCGCGATAAATGGAGTAAACCTGGTCGTTGGATAGAGAGTTAGCGTTTCTGGGGTCATTCTTATACCATTTGTTTGCGCCGATGCGAAGGCCGATCCCTCTCATTCCCAGCCATAAGTTGCCTTCCTGATCTTCGTTCATGCTGTAAACGTTATGGGTGAAGTCCTCTTGCCGGATCACTTTGGTCAGGGCAGAGTTGTATTCGTAAAGGCTACCCATGCGGTTGGCCATGTAGATATTGCCGTTTTGAGTCTGAAAGAGCATGCGGATGGTATTCGAGCGGTCGGAACTGTTTTCACCGCTGGGATGAATACGCTGTGTTCCTTTGTTCAGAATTTCCAAATGAGATAAACCCGAGAATTCGGAGCTTACCCAGATACCTCCGGAACGGTCTTCCATTACAAATTGAAGATAGTTGGAGTTGATGTGGCTGGATTGATTGACTTCGAATGTGAAGTGTTGCAGGTTACCCGTCGATAATTCATAAGCGTAAAGCCCGTTGCCGTAAGTCGATATCCAGAGAATGTCCCGTGAGTCGTGTACGATGCTGTAACGTTCCACATCGATGTAACCGATATGTTTGGAGGAAAGGAACTGGAAAGGTTTGATTTTGCCGGTGGTTATATCGACGTACCATAAATTGCCCGTATAGTTATGTACCCATACATTTTTCTTATTGTCCCTGGTGACAGCGCCATTTTTGATATTCAGTTCCGAGTAACGACTTAGTTTACCGGTCGGAATATCCAGTATATAGCTGCCGTTGACGGTAAACAATACCCATTTATCCTGCAAGAGGAAGTTGCCTGTGACGTGGCCTATATCATCAAAGCCCTCGGCTAACGACGCAACCTTTTCCAGCTTGTCCGTGGAATAGGTATGACGGTAGATTTCATTTTTATCGGTAATGATACAAGTGTATTTATCATAAGAAATGATGTGTTCCCAGTTCTGTTGTTGCGGGTCGAGGTTGTTCGTTTTACCATTCTGATACTTCAATAACCCTTTGTCCGTACCAATCCAGACTTCTCCTTTTGCACTTTCCAGAACGAATTGTACTTTATCGGAAGGCAGGTTGCCTGATTTCTCTTTATACGCTTGCGATGAAAATTTGCCGTCCTGATAAACGACTCTGCGGCAACCGTTTTGATTATGCCATAACCAAATAGAGTTGTCGGAAAGGATAATGAATTTGGAATAGTTTTCCTTGTATTCCCCATTTCCGGTGAAATCTACAAAACAGCCATGACGCAAATCATAGCAACTGATAAAAGAAGAAATTGTTGAAATCCACATGAAGCCGTTCGGGTCTTCTTCCATGCTTCGGATGCGGGAATCGGCTAATGAGAGCGGGTTATTTATATCCGGATAGATATTGACGAAAGAATTGCCGTCATAATAACTTAATCCGTTGAGAGTTCCCAGCCAGATAAATCCTTTACTGTCCTGCATCATATAGCGGGTCGAATTATTTGCTAATCCATCTCCGGTAGTCAGCTTATTGGAGCGAATTTCCACGGAGGCCGACAGTGGATAGAGATAAAGCAATAAAAGCGATAATATAAGGAATGTATTCTTCTTCATAGTGGATTTATATGTGTTATATGCAGGCAAAGATAGTTATTTCTTTGGATTTTAAACAAATCTGCCCTTCGTATAGTAAAATACCAAGGGCAAGAGATGTGTATTTGTGGTTGGCGCTGATACTTTTAGTATAACACTTACTTGATTTGATATCCTCTGAAAGTACCTTTCATCTTTATAAGGTCCGGTCCGAAATAGAATCCCGGTTGTGTTGGCTGGTTATAGCCTACATTTTGGGTAGCGATACTGATTCTGTATATCGGTTCTTCAAGGAAGGTGTGGAATCTGTATTCGGTCGGGATAGTCGATACGTAGAGCCGGAGAGAAGCGTTGTCCTCGGAGCGTACGAGTACTTCTTCCCGCCAGTCGCCTATAATGTCACCTTGCAGACAAGGATTCGATTTCGTTCCATTGTTGAAAAGAGTTCCTGTGAATTTGACAAGCGGAACAAACTTTTTATTTTCCCAGTCGTATTTAATAATCATGCTTCTATCCAGTAGTTCGCGCAATAGGTCTCCATCCCACCAGACAGCCATATTGGTCGGCATATTTCTCATTTTGGGGGCTATGATTTCTCCTTTTACGTTTCGAATACCTTGTGAATCTCCTGACCACATTTCCACACCCGGATGAGTCGGGTCAATGTCGGCGGCCATACAACGTCCTACATCGGTATTGCTTTTTAGCTGCAACAACACTTCTCCCGTTGCAGCATCTCTATAAGTGGAGCCGTCACGTTTGTTTTCATGGCAGTCCCACACTTGCAGACCTTTTCGTGAAGGGTCAAAATGTGTCAGGTGGATGGCGTCTCCATGTCCCATTCGGGTAGAATAAAGTCCTTTGCCGTTGTGGTCGATAGCACAGGAACCGTAAATGATTTCGTCGCATCCATCACCATCCACATCGCCTACACGCAGATTGTGGTTTCCTTGTCCGGCGTACTGCTCACATCCGGGATGGTTGCTGTCGAATACCCAACGGTTCTTCAGTTCTTTTCCGTTCCAGTCGAAGGCAGCCAGAACAGTACGCGTGTAGTAGCCTCGGCACATGACAACACTTGGGTGTACTCCGTCAAGATAGGCTACACAAGCCAGGAAGCGGTCGCTTCGGTTACCTTTTGCGTCTCCCCAGTCGGCAACGTTGCCGCGGGCAGGGATATAGTCGATGGTATGTAAGGCTTCACCGGTGTCTCCAGAAAAAACAGTCAGGTATTCTTTGCCTTTCAGAATACGTCCTTGTTTCATTATCTGATTTCTGCTGGGATCGAAAGTTCCCTCTTCGCGATAGTCTGCATTTGCATCTCCTATCACTTTCCCTTTGCTGTCTATTGTTCCGTCGGCAGTCCGCATCACTACTTCCGCTTTGCCGTCACCATCCAGATCGTACACCATGAATTGAGTATAATGAGCTCCTGCACGTATGTTTTTACCCAAGTTGATACGCCATAGTTGTTCTCCGTTCATTCGGTAACAATCGATGTATACTTCGCCTGTATAGCCTTCATGTGCATTGTCGTGTGAATTGCTGGGGTCCCATTTGAGGATAATTTCGTATTCGCCGTCACCGTCTACGTCACCGATGGAAGCATCATTGGGACTGTACGTGTAGGTATCACCTGCCGGAGTTATTCCGTCCGCCGGTTTTTGCAGGGGAATTTCCAGATAGCCGAGAGGCGCGTTTTCCGGGAGTGTGTATGTACCGTCAATGTGATGCGTCTCCTTGCCTTTTAGAACAGGACGTACTTCGTAAACAGCCGTTTTCTGACTGTTATTCTTATCACGGAACAAGGTGCTGACTGTGATGGGAGTGTCTGTCAGTTTCTTCCCGTCTCTGTACACATTGAAACCGGTCTGTATCGGATCGGAAGAAAGATACCTCCACGAAACGATTACTTCTGAAGGGTTTTCGCGAATGGCAACTACGCCGCGGTTTAGTTTCTCCCGTTGTAACTTTGAGTAGTTATAACCAGGTTGTGCTGTCATTGTTGCAACAGGCAGCAACATGAATATGCACAATAGATAAATTGCAATTCTTCTCATATTTGTTTCATCGGTTTGGACCTTATTATATTTATTCACTCGCAAAATTACTCCTTTTTTGAATGTATGAAATGGAGAAATGTACAAAGACTATATACAATTGTGCACCCTTTCAAATTAATTGTCCGTATGATATAATATTCTATCTTTTGCGTACATCCGTCCATTACCTCTTTGATGATATGCGATAATTTTGCAACATGAACTAAAAGAAGTAATTATGAAGTATCTTTTATCTATTGTACTATTGGCCTTGATTGGTGTTACAACTCCGAAAAAGACAACTCCCGCTTATGATTGGGGAAGTGTGTCTGCAAAGCCGGATTTATCGTGGGCCGATCAGGTGGGGGCGCAGAGGACTCCGAAAAACACAGAATGGGATGCCGGAAAGTTCGGGTTGCGGAATGACACTTCCGTATTTAGTACTCCTGCTATCCAGGCCGCTATTGATGCTTGTCACCAACAGGGAGGAGGCACGGTAGTTGTTGCCCCGGGGTATTATAAAATAGGTGCTTTGTTTATCAAGAGTGGTGTGAACCTGCATCTTAGTAAAGGTACTACCTTGCTTGCGAGTGATAATATTCAGGACTATCCGGAATTTCCTTCCCGCATTGCCGGTATCGAAATGACATGGCCTTCGGCTGTTATCAATATAATGGATGCGGAAAATGCCGCTCTTACGGGGGAAGGCTTTATCGATTGCCGCGGAAAAGTATTCTGGGATAAATATTGGGCGATGCGGGAGGAATATGAGAAGAAGAATCTGCGCTGGATTGTGGATTATGATTGCAAGCGGGTGAGGGGAGTACTGGTTTCCAACAGCAAGCATATCACGTTGAAAGACTTTACGTTGGTGCGTACGGGATTCTGGGCTTGTCAGATTTTGTATTCGGATCATTGTTCGGTGAGCGGACTTACTATTAATAATAATGTAGGAGGTCACGGACCAAGTACGGATGGCATTGATATTGATTCATCCACCAATATTCTGGTAGAAAACTGTGATGTGGATTGCAACGATGATAATATTTGTATTAAGGCAGGGCGTGACGCGGATGGACTGCGTGTGAATCGTCCGACGGAGAATGTGGTGGTTC includes:
- a CDS encoding glycoside hydrolase family 28 protein; this encodes MKYLLSIVLLALIGVTTPKKTTPAYDWGSVSAKPDLSWADQVGAQRTPKNTEWDAGKFGLRNDTSVFSTPAIQAAIDACHQQGGGTVVVAPGYYKIGALFIKSGVNLHLSKGTTLLASDNIQDYPEFPSRIAGIEMTWPSAVINIMDAENAALTGEGFIDCRGKVFWDKYWAMREEYEKKNLRWIVDYDCKRVRGVLVSNSKHITLKDFTLVRTGFWACQILYSDHCSVSGLTINNNVGGHGPSTDGIDIDSSTNILVENCDVDCNDDNICIKAGRDADGLRVNRPTENVVVRNCIARKGAGLLTCGSETSGSIRNVLAHDLIAYGTGTTLRLKSSMNRGGTVENIYMTRVEADSVTHILSVDLNWNPKYSYSALPKEYEGKDVPEHWTTMLTPVEPKEKGYPHFRNVYFSHVKADGAKRFISASGWSASHRIENFYLSNINAEVESVGKITYGKNFQLQDIHLTVKDKSRLRQTDNIDSKIEINYK